In Mycobacterium sp. Aquia_216, a genomic segment contains:
- a CDS encoding O-methyltransferase, with product MDGTDEETPGQAVPSRAESLSAHAEGSISEDAILAGARERSVDIGARAVTPAVGALLSLLTKLSGGKAVAEVGTGAGVSGLWLLSGMSDDGVLTTIDIEPEYLRLAKQAFSEAGIGPSRTRLISGRAQEVLTRLADESYDLVFVDADPIDQPDYVVEGVRLLRSGGIIVVHGSALGGRAGDPAARDAEVIAVREAARLIAEDERLTPALVPLGDGVLAAVRD from the coding sequence ATGGACGGCACCGACGAAGAAACCCCCGGCCAGGCGGTCCCCAGTCGGGCAGAATCGCTCTCCGCGCACGCGGAGGGGTCGATATCGGAGGACGCGATCCTGGCAGGCGCCCGCGAACGCTCCGTCGATATCGGTGCTCGGGCCGTGACGCCCGCGGTCGGCGCGCTGCTGAGCCTGCTGACCAAGCTCAGCGGCGGCAAGGCGGTCGCGGAGGTCGGAACGGGCGCCGGGGTCAGCGGACTCTGGTTGTTGTCGGGGATGAGCGATGACGGGGTGTTGACCACGATCGATATCGAGCCCGAGTATCTGCGGCTGGCCAAGCAGGCCTTCTCCGAAGCCGGCATCGGCCCGTCGCGCACCCGGCTGATCAGCGGCCGCGCCCAAGAGGTGCTCACCCGACTCGCCGACGAGTCCTACGATCTGGTGTTCGTCGACGCCGACCCGATCGACCAGCCCGACTATGTCGTCGAGGGCGTGCGGCTGCTGCGATCCGGCGGCATCATCGTCGTGCACGGCTCGGCGCTGGGCGGACGGGCCGGCGATCCCGCGGCGCGCGACGCTGAGGTGATCGCGGTCCGGGAGGCGGCCCGGTTGATCGCCGAAGATGAGCGGCTGACGCCCGCGCTGGTGCCGCTCGGTGACGGGGTCTTGGCAGCGGTCCGCGACTAG
- a CDS encoding TetR/AcrR family transcriptional regulator translates to MRSDDLTTAARIRDAAIEQFAQHGFAVGLRAIAEAAGVSAALVIHHFGSKEGLRKACDDYVAEEIRDTKSEALTSNDPAGWLGQMAEIESYAALTGYVVRSLQTGGELAKMLWQRMIDNAEQYFADGVRAGTIKPSRDPHARAKFLAISSGGGLLLYIQMHPTPTDLRAVLRDYARDMVLPALEIYTEGLMADRTMYDTFLAAEDQGESHGS, encoded by the coding sequence ATGCGTTCAGACGACCTGACCACCGCCGCTCGGATCCGCGATGCGGCGATCGAGCAATTCGCCCAGCACGGTTTCGCCGTCGGGCTGCGTGCCATCGCCGAGGCCGCGGGTGTGAGCGCGGCATTGGTCATTCACCACTTCGGCTCGAAGGAAGGCCTGCGCAAGGCGTGCGACGACTACGTCGCCGAGGAGATCCGCGATACCAAGTCGGAAGCGCTCACATCCAACGATCCAGCCGGCTGGCTGGGACAGATGGCGGAGATCGAGTCCTACGCGGCGCTCACCGGTTACGTGGTGCGCAGCCTGCAGACCGGCGGCGAGCTGGCGAAGATGTTGTGGCAGCGAATGATTGACAATGCCGAGCAATACTTTGCCGACGGCGTGCGGGCCGGGACGATCAAGCCCAGTCGCGATCCCCACGCCAGGGCCAAGTTTCTGGCCATCAGCTCGGGCGGCGGCCTGCTGCTCTATATCCAAATGCATCCAACCCCAACAGATTTGCGGGCGGTCCTGCGCGACTACGCCCGCGATATGGTGCTGCCCGCACTGGAGATCTACACCGAGGGGTTGATGGCCGACCGCACCATGTATGACACATTCCTGGCCGCAGAAGATCAAGGAGAATCCCATGGCAGCTGA
- a CDS encoding ABC transporter ATP-binding protein → MAADIAPIEIRNLTKNFGAARALDGLDLTVRQGEVHGFLGPNGAGKSTTIRILLGLVKADSGSVRLLGGDPWTDAVELHRHIAYVPGDVTLWPALSGGETIDLLARMRGGIDDQRRRELIERFDLDPTKKSRTYSKGNRQKVSLISAFSSRASLLLLDEPSSGLDPLMENIFQQCVAEARDRGVTVLLSSHILAETEALCQTVTIIRAGKTIESGSLDSMRHLSRTSIRAEMTGDPGDLSRIKGVEDVSVEGNTLRAQVDGDSLGELIRVLGDAGVRSLVSQPPTLEELFLRHYDTGRSEKKVSAS, encoded by the coding sequence ATGGCAGCTGATATCGCACCCATCGAAATCCGCAATCTCACCAAGAACTTCGGTGCGGCACGGGCGCTGGACGGCCTCGACCTGACGGTGCGTCAGGGTGAAGTGCACGGCTTTCTCGGCCCCAACGGCGCCGGCAAGTCGACCACGATCCGCATCCTGTTGGGCCTGGTCAAAGCCGACAGCGGAAGCGTGCGACTGCTGGGTGGTGACCCGTGGACTGATGCCGTCGAATTGCACCGCCATATCGCTTACGTACCAGGTGATGTCACGCTCTGGCCGGCACTGAGCGGCGGCGAAACGATCGATCTGCTGGCCCGTATGCGCGGCGGCATCGACGACCAACGGCGCCGCGAGCTGATCGAGCGCTTCGACCTCGACCCGACCAAGAAGTCGCGCACCTACTCCAAGGGCAACCGGCAAAAGGTCTCGCTGATTTCGGCCTTCTCGTCCCGAGCCAGCTTGCTACTGCTGGACGAACCGAGCAGCGGGCTGGACCCGTTGATGGAGAACATATTTCAGCAATGCGTCGCCGAGGCCCGCGACCGTGGTGTGACGGTGTTGCTGTCCAGCCACATCCTGGCCGAAACCGAAGCTCTGTGCCAAACGGTGACCATCATCCGGGCCGGTAAGACCATCGAGAGCGGTTCGCTCGACTCGATGCGGCACCTCAGCCGCACGTCGATCAGGGCGGAAATGACCGGCGATCCTGGCGATCTCAGTCGAATCAAGGGAGTCGAGGACGTCAGCGTCGAGGGCAACACCCTGCGCGCACAGGTCGACGGCGACAGCCTCGGGGAACTCATCCGGGTGCTGGGCGACGCCGGGGTGCGCAGCCTGGTCAGCCAGCCACCGACACTCGAGGAGCTCTTCCTGCGGCACTACGACACCGGGCGCAGCGAGAAGAAGGTGTCGGCATCATGA
- a CDS encoding ABC transporter permease: MSTATLDRPGHPGHSAPQRSSNFTGTLSMLRLYLRRDRVSAPLWILLLSLPLATVYVGSIENLYPTQAGRAGFAATIMASPAQRALYGQVYNDSLGAVGIWKAGMFHVLIAVAVILTMIRHTRADEESGRTELVDSTGVGRYASLTAALILSFGASIATGAIGAAGLLTTKVPPGGSVAFGAALGASGAVFTAVAAVTAQLSASARFARGAAFAALGAAFTLRAIGDASSGALSWLSPLGWSLQVRPYAGDRWWVLLLHLVTVIALATVAYRLLAGRDVGAGLVAERAGPASAAPALSNVFGLAWRLDRGALLLWTVSLCLYGLVMGSVAHGIGDEVGSGVARDIVARMGGTTVLEEAFIAVAFSMMGMVASAFAISLTSRLHQEESGLRAETTLAGAVSRTRWLASHLVTALLGSAAAMLVAGVTGGLVYGVAAGDVGGKLAVVLGTAAVQLPAVWLTSAVTVGLFGLAPRFTPVAWGVLIGFIALYLIGSLARFPQWVLDLEPFAHVPRVGSSFTVVPVLWLLAIDAVLIALGTMAFRRRDLRS; this comes from the coding sequence ATGAGCACCGCAACACTCGATCGGCCGGGCCACCCGGGACACTCTGCCCCACAACGAAGTTCGAATTTCACCGGAACGCTTTCGATGCTGCGCCTCTATCTGCGCCGCGACCGGGTCTCGGCGCCGTTGTGGATTCTGCTGCTGTCGCTGCCGTTGGCGACCGTGTATGTGGGAAGCATCGAAAACCTCTACCCCACCCAAGCCGGCCGCGCCGGGTTCGCGGCGACCATCATGGCCAGCCCGGCGCAGCGCGCCCTCTACGGGCAGGTCTACAACGACAGCCTTGGCGCGGTGGGCATTTGGAAGGCCGGGATGTTCCACGTGCTGATCGCGGTCGCCGTCATTCTCACGATGATCCGGCACACCCGCGCCGACGAGGAAAGCGGCCGGACCGAACTGGTGGACTCGACCGGGGTCGGACGGTACGCCAGTCTCACCGCGGCGCTGATCCTGTCCTTCGGGGCCTCGATTGCCACCGGCGCGATCGGTGCGGCGGGATTGCTCACCACCAAGGTCCCGCCCGGCGGGTCGGTGGCCTTCGGCGCCGCGCTGGGCGCCTCGGGCGCGGTGTTCACGGCGGTGGCCGCGGTGACCGCGCAGTTGTCGGCGAGCGCACGATTCGCGCGCGGCGCCGCTTTCGCCGCGCTGGGCGCCGCGTTCACGCTGCGCGCCATCGGCGATGCCAGCTCCGGTGCGCTGTCGTGGCTTTCACCGCTGGGCTGGTCGCTGCAGGTGCGGCCCTACGCGGGCGATCGCTGGTGGGTGCTGCTGCTGCATCTGGTCACGGTGATCGCCCTGGCCACCGTGGCGTATCGACTGCTGGCGGGCCGCGACGTCGGCGCCGGACTCGTCGCCGAGCGTGCCGGTCCGGCCAGCGCGGCACCGGCGCTGAGCAACGTCTTCGGGCTGGCGTGGCGGCTGGACCGCGGCGCGCTGCTGCTGTGGACGGTGAGCCTGTGTCTGTACGGCCTGGTGATGGGCAGCGTGGCGCACGGCATCGGAGACGAGGTCGGCAGCGGCGTGGCGCGTGACATCGTCGCGCGGATGGGCGGGACCACCGTGTTGGAGGAGGCCTTCATCGCGGTGGCGTTCTCGATGATGGGCATGGTGGCTTCCGCATTCGCCATCTCGCTCACCTCGCGACTGCACCAGGAGGAATCCGGCTTGCGCGCCGAGACGACGCTGGCCGGCGCGGTGTCGCGAACCCGTTGGCTGGCGAGCCATTTGGTGACCGCCCTGCTCGGGTCCGCGGCAGCGATGCTGGTCGCCGGGGTAACGGGCGGGCTGGTCTACGGCGTCGCGGCCGGCGATGTCGGCGGCAAGTTGGCCGTAGTGCTGGGCACCGCGGCCGTGCAGTTGCCGGCCGTCTGGCTGACGTCGGCCGTGACCGTCGGATTGTTCGGTCTCGCACCGCGGTTCACGCCGGTGGCGTGGGGCGTACTGATCGGGTTCATCGCCTTGTACCTGATCGGGTCGTTGGCGCGTTTCCCGCAGTGGGTGCTCGACCTCGAGCCCTTCGCGCATGTTCCGCGGGTCGGCAGCAGCTTCACCGTCGTGCCGGTGCTGTGGCTGCTGGCCATCGATGCGGTGCTGATCGCGTTGGGAACCATGGCATTCCGTCGGCGGGACCTGCGATCGTGA
- a CDS encoding CocE/NonD family hydrolase, with amino-acid sequence MAQIPAPLLDLPWRRRGALRYALERIRGVASPPVSVTDPPADIVIDRDVDVPTRDGTILRINVFRKGEQARPVILSIHPYGKDKLATRRGKRWTFSVQYRAMRQPQPVTFSALTGWEAPDPAWWTAQGFTVVNADARGCGHSDGTGKLLSRQEAEDTYDLVQWLAGQPWCDGNVVMLGVSYLAVSQYAAAAIQPPALRAICPWEGFTDVYRDLMFPGGIREIGFARLWGRTVYRSTRQSYSLAQMQEDRPLRDDFWRSLAPDLSAIKVPMLVCGSFSDNNLHTRGSIRAFTDGGSTHARLYTHRAGKWATFYSDTARAEQLTFFRDVLTGAPGSRSVRLEVREDRDTVTAVREESEWPLARTRWRPIYLADAGTLAPDRPPTDGSITVGTRSRATSFSWTIPVDMELTGPMAVRLWVELDGCDDANLFVGVEKWRDGRFIEFEGSYGYGRDRVSTGWQRVALRALDPELSQPWQPVATCTQPQPVSAGDVVPVDIALGPSATFFRAGEQLRVVVAGRWLCPRNPLFGQLPAAYRSSPRGRLTLHWGPRYDAHVLIPEIPG; translated from the coding sequence GTGGCCCAAATCCCGGCACCTCTCCTCGACCTGCCATGGCGACGCCGTGGCGCCCTGCGGTATGCGCTCGAACGAATTCGCGGCGTCGCCAGTCCTCCGGTCAGTGTTACCGACCCACCGGCCGACATCGTGATCGATCGCGACGTCGACGTCCCAACCCGCGATGGAACCATCTTGCGGATCAACGTCTTTCGGAAAGGCGAGCAAGCCCGGCCAGTCATCCTGAGTATCCATCCCTACGGCAAGGACAAACTGGCGACCCGGCGCGGCAAGCGATGGACGTTCTCGGTGCAATACCGCGCCATGCGCCAGCCGCAACCGGTGACGTTTTCCGCCCTCACCGGTTGGGAGGCCCCGGACCCGGCCTGGTGGACCGCGCAAGGCTTCACCGTGGTGAACGCCGACGCGCGCGGCTGTGGTCATTCCGATGGCACCGGAAAGCTGCTGTCCCGCCAAGAAGCCGAGGACACCTACGATCTCGTGCAGTGGCTCGCCGGTCAGCCCTGGTGCGACGGCAATGTCGTGATGCTGGGGGTGTCATACCTGGCCGTCAGCCAGTACGCAGCCGCCGCAATACAGCCGCCGGCCTTGCGGGCGATCTGCCCCTGGGAAGGCTTCACCGACGTGTACCGCGACCTGATGTTCCCGGGCGGGATTCGGGAAATCGGCTTCGCCCGATTGTGGGGACGCACCGTGTACCGGTCGACCCGGCAGAGCTACAGCCTCGCCCAGATGCAGGAGGATCGCCCGCTGCGCGACGACTTCTGGCGTTCGCTGGCGCCCGACCTCTCGGCGATCAAGGTGCCGATGCTGGTGTGCGGCAGCTTCTCGGACAACAACTTGCACACCCGCGGCTCGATCCGCGCGTTCACCGACGGCGGGTCCACCCACGCCCGCCTCTACACCCACCGCGCCGGCAAATGGGCGACCTTTTACTCCGACACCGCGCGTGCCGAGCAGTTGACGTTCTTCCGCGACGTGTTGACCGGCGCGCCCGGTTCGCGCAGCGTGCGCCTCGAGGTGCGCGAGGACCGCGACACCGTCACCGCCGTGCGCGAAGAATCCGAATGGCCACTGGCCCGTACGCGTTGGCGGCCGATATATCTCGCTGATGCCGGAACTCTGGCGCCCGATCGACCACCGACGGACGGCAGCATCACCGTCGGAACACGTTCTCGGGCAACATCATTCAGTTGGACGATCCCGGTGGACATGGAGCTGACCGGTCCGATGGCCGTACGGCTGTGGGTGGAACTGGACGGCTGCGACGATGCGAACCTCTTCGTCGGCGTGGAGAAGTGGCGTGACGGGCGGTTCATCGAATTCGAGGGTTCCTACGGCTATGGGCGCGACCGGGTCAGCACCGGCTGGCAGCGGGTCGCGCTGCGCGCGCTGGACCCCGAGCTTTCGCAACCGTGGCAGCCGGTCGCGACATGCACTCAGCCGCAGCCGGTGTCCGCCGGTGACGTGGTCCCGGTCGACATTGCGCTGGGCCCGTCGGCGACGTTTTTTCGCGCCGGGGAGCAGCTGCGCGTAGTGGTCGCCGGGCGCTGGTTGTGTCCGCGCAATCCGCTCTTCGGCCAGCTACCCGCGGCCTATCGCAGCTCGCCGCGCGGTCGCCTGACCCTGCACTGGGGCCCGCGTTATGACGCTCATGTGTTGATTCCGGAGATTCCCGGCTAG
- the glgC gene encoding glucose-1-phosphate adenylyltransferase, translating to MREAPHVLGIVLAGGEGKRLYPLTADRAKPAVPFGGAYRLIDFVLSNLVNARYLRICVLTQYKSHSLDRHISQNWRLSGLAGEYITPVPAQQRLGPRWYTGSADAIYQSLNLIYDEDPDYIVVFGADHVYRMDPEQMVQFHIDSGAGATVAGIRVPRSEASAFGCIDSDESGRIRNFMEKPLEPPGTPDDPETTFVSMGNYIFTTKVLIDAIRADADDDRSDHDMGGDIIPRLVGDGMAAVYDFNDNEVPGATDRDRAYWRDVGTLDAFYDAHMDLVSVHPVFNLYNQRWPIRGATENLAPAKFVNGGSAQESVVGAGSIISAASVRNSVLSSNVVVDDGAIVEGSVIMPGVRVGRGAVVRHAILDKNVVIGPGEMVGVDLEKDRERFAISSGGVVAVGKGVWV from the coding sequence ATGAGGGAAGCACCACACGTGCTGGGCATCGTCCTGGCCGGCGGTGAGGGCAAGCGGCTGTATCCGCTGACCGCGGACCGGGCCAAGCCCGCGGTTCCCTTCGGCGGCGCCTATCGGCTGATCGACTTCGTGCTTTCCAACCTCGTCAATGCCCGCTATCTCAGGATCTGTGTTCTCACGCAATACAAATCGCATTCACTTGACCGTCACATTTCGCAGAACTGGCGATTGTCCGGTCTGGCTGGCGAGTACATCACCCCGGTGCCGGCGCAGCAGCGCCTCGGCCCGCGCTGGTACACCGGCTCCGCCGACGCGATCTACCAGTCCCTGAACCTGATCTACGACGAAGACCCGGACTACATAGTGGTTTTCGGTGCCGACCACGTGTACCGGATGGACCCCGAGCAGATGGTCCAGTTCCACATCGACAGTGGGGCCGGCGCGACCGTGGCCGGCATCCGGGTGCCGCGCAGCGAGGCCAGCGCGTTCGGCTGCATTGACTCCGACGAGTCCGGCCGGATCCGCAATTTCATGGAGAAGCCGCTGGAGCCGCCGGGCACCCCCGACGACCCGGAGACGACGTTCGTCTCGATGGGCAATTACATCTTCACCACCAAGGTGCTCATCGACGCGATTCGTGCCGACGCCGACGACGACCGCTCCGATCACGACATGGGTGGCGACATCATTCCGCGGTTGGTGGGCGACGGGATGGCCGCGGTCTACGACTTCAACGACAACGAGGTGCCCGGCGCCACCGACCGCGACCGCGCCTACTGGCGCGATGTCGGGACGCTGGACGCGTTCTACGACGCGCACATGGATCTGGTGTCGGTGCACCCGGTGTTCAATCTGTACAACCAGCGCTGGCCGATTCGCGGCGCGACCGAGAATCTGGCGCCGGCGAAGTTCGTCAACGGCGGCTCCGCCCAGGAGTCGGTGGTCGGCGCGGGCAGCATCATCTCCGCGGCCTCGGTGCGCAATTCGGTGCTGTCGTCGAACGTCGTGGTCGATGACGGAGCGATCGTCGAGGGCAGTGTGATCATGCCGGGCGTCCGGGTTGGCCGCGGCGCGGTGGTGCGCCACGCGATCCTGGACAAGAACGTCGTGATCGGGCCCGGCGAAATGGTCGGGGTGGATCTGGAAAAGGACCGGGAACGCTTCGCGATCAGCTCCGGCGGCGTGGTCGCGGTGGGCAAGGGCGTCTGGGTCTAG
- the glgA gene encoding glycogen synthase, producing the protein MRVAMMTREYPPDVYGGAGVHVTELVSQLRRLCTVDVHCMGEPRPGAVAHQPDPRIQNANAALSTLSTDLVMANAAAEATVVHSHTWYTGMAGHLTALLYDIPHVLTAHSLEPLRPWKAEQLGGGYRVSSWVERTAVLAADAVIAVSAGMREDVLRVYPTLDPSQVHVIRNGVDSDVWYPAGPVSAGSVLAELGVDPNRPMVAFVGRITRQKGVGHLVAAAHQFSPEVQLVLCAGAPDTPEIADEVRAAVDELARARTGVFWIREMLPVGELREILSAATVFVCSSVYEPLGIVNLEAMACATAVVASDVGGIPEVVVDGITGSLVHYDADDAAGYQAKLAEAVNELVADPAKAERYGRAGRQRCIEEFSWAHIAEQTLEIYRKVCS; encoded by the coding sequence ATGCGGGTGGCGATGATGACTCGGGAGTACCCACCAGACGTGTACGGGGGGGCCGGCGTACACGTCACCGAACTCGTCTCCCAGCTGCGTCGGCTGTGCACGGTGGACGTGCACTGTATGGGTGAACCCCGGCCGGGCGCCGTCGCGCATCAACCCGACCCGCGGATCCAAAACGCCAACGCCGCCCTGTCCACCCTGTCCACGGATCTGGTGATGGCCAATGCCGCGGCCGAGGCCACCGTGGTGCATTCACACACCTGGTACACCGGGATGGCCGGGCACCTGACCGCATTGCTCTACGACATTCCCCACGTTCTGACCGCCCACTCACTGGAACCGCTGCGGCCGTGGAAGGCCGAGCAACTCGGCGGCGGCTACCGGGTGTCGTCGTGGGTGGAGCGCACCGCAGTGCTGGCGGCCGATGCGGTGATCGCGGTGAGCGCCGGCATGCGCGAGGACGTGCTGCGCGTTTACCCCACGCTGGATCCGAGCCAGGTGCACGTCATCCGCAACGGGGTAGACAGCGATGTGTGGTATCCGGCCGGACCGGTGAGCGCGGGATCGGTGCTGGCCGAGCTCGGCGTCGATCCGAACCGGCCGATGGTGGCATTCGTCGGGCGCATCACCCGGCAGAAGGGCGTCGGCCACCTGGTCGCTGCCGCACACCAATTCAGCCCGGAGGTGCAGTTGGTGCTGTGCGCGGGCGCTCCCGACACCCCGGAGATCGCCGACGAAGTACGCGCCGCCGTAGATGAACTCGCCCGCGCTCGCACCGGGGTCTTTTGGATCCGGGAAATGCTTCCCGTCGGGGAATTACGCGAAATACTCTCGGCAGCGACAGTTTTCGTGTGTTCGTCGGTGTACGAGCCGCTGGGCATCGTGAACCTGGAAGCGATGGCGTGCGCAACCGCGGTGGTGGCCTCCGATGTGGGCGGAATACCGGAGGTGGTCGTCGACGGAATCACGGGCTCGCTGGTGCATTACGACGCCGACGACGCGGCGGGTTACCAGGCGAAATTGGCTGAAGCGGTCAATGAACTTGTCGCGGACCCGGCGAAAGCCGAGCGCTACGGACGCGCCGGACGCCAGCGGTGCATCGAGGAATTCTCCTGGGCGCACATCGCCGAGCAGACGCTAGAGATCTACCGGAAGGTGTGTTCTTAG
- a CDS encoding DUF3117 domain-containing protein produces the protein MAAMKPRTGDGPLEATKEGRGIVMRVPLEGGGRLVVELTPDEAAALGDELKGVTS, from the coding sequence ATGGCGGCGATGAAGCCCCGGACCGGAGACGGTCCTCTGGAAGCAACTAAGGAGGGGCGCGGCATCGTAATGCGGGTACCACTTGAAGGTGGTGGCCGCCTCGTCGTGGAGCTCACACCCGACGAAGCCGCTGCCCTGGGCGACGAGCTCAAGGGCGTCACCAGCTGA
- a CDS encoding DNA-3-methyladenine glycosylase I codes for MTDDGLIRCGWAMGRPGPDFDLYRDYHDKEWGRPLRGRVALFERMSLEAFQSGLSWLTILRKRENFRRAFSGFDIEKVARFTDADVQRLMADAGIVRNRAKIDATIANARAAADLATSEDLSDLLWSFAPPPRPRPADGSQIPSATDESKAMAKELKRRGFRFVGPTTAYALMQATGMVDDHVRDCWVPSPR; via the coding sequence GTGACGGATGACGGGCTGATTCGCTGCGGCTGGGCGATGGGCAGGCCCGGTCCCGACTTCGACCTGTACCGCGACTATCACGACAAGGAGTGGGGCCGCCCACTGCGCGGCCGGGTCGCACTGTTCGAGCGGATGAGCCTGGAGGCCTTTCAGAGCGGCCTGTCGTGGTTGACGATCCTGCGCAAGCGGGAGAATTTCCGAAGAGCCTTCTCCGGGTTCGACATCGAAAAGGTTGCTCGCTTCACCGACGCCGATGTGCAACGGCTGATGGCCGACGCCGGGATCGTTCGCAACCGTGCCAAGATCGACGCGACCATTGCCAACGCGCGCGCGGCGGCGGATCTGGCTACGTCAGAAGACCTGTCCGACCTGCTGTGGTCGTTCGCGCCGCCGCCGCGGCCCCGTCCCGCCGACGGATCCCAAATCCCTTCCGCTACTGATGAATCCAAGGCCATGGCGAAGGAACTCAAACGCCGCGGATTTCGCTTCGTCGGCCCTACCACCGCTTACGCGCTGATGCAGGCGACCGGAATGGTCGACGACCACGTGCGTGATTGCTGGGTCCCCTCGCCTCGGTGA
- a CDS encoding DivIVA domain-containing protein, whose amino-acid sequence MALVLLYLVVLVLVAIVLFGAASLLFGRGEQLPPLPRGTTATVLPAYGVTGTDVDAVKFTQVLRGYKTSEVDWVLDRLARELEALRGQLAAVNAAPAAKDAANDVAEAANSEGAPKDEDPA is encoded by the coding sequence GTGGCGTTGGTCTTGCTGTATCTCGTGGTGTTGGTGCTGGTGGCGATCGTGCTTTTCGGCGCGGCGAGCCTGCTGTTCGGCCGCGGTGAGCAGTTGCCGCCGCTGCCGCGGGGGACGACGGCGACGGTGCTGCCCGCATACGGCGTCACGGGCACCGACGTCGACGCGGTCAAGTTCACCCAGGTGTTGCGCGGATACAAGACCAGCGAGGTGGACTGGGTGCTGGACCGGCTGGCGCGCGAGCTCGAGGCGCTACGGGGTCAGCTTGCTGCGGTCAACGCCGCTCCGGCCGCCAAAGATGCAGCCAACGACGTCGCCGAGGCGGCGAACAGCGAGGGCGCGCCGAAGGACGAGGATCCGGCGTGA
- a CDS encoding glucosyl-3-phosphoglycerate synthase, which translates to MTASELVARDLATGAVAARPGDVWLSNHCSSRPGRTLGQLEEAKAGRTISVVLPALNEEATIASVVDSISPLVDGLVDELIVLDSGSTDETEIRAIAAGARVVSREQALPEVPTRSGKGEALWRSLAVTSGDIVVFVDSDLVDPHPMFVPWLVDPLLTGDGIHLVKSFYRRPLMVREADGVDDADGSAPSTGGGRVTELAARPLLAALRPELGCILQPLGGEYAATRELLTSLPFAPGYGVEIGLLIDTFDRLGVGAIAQVNMGVRAHRNRPLAELGAMSRQVIATLLSRCGIPDSGVGLTQFFADGEGYTRHTWPVSLADRPPMNGVRPR; encoded by the coding sequence ATGACGGCATCGGAGTTGGTGGCCCGCGATCTCGCCACCGGGGCCGTCGCGGCCCGGCCCGGCGACGTCTGGCTGTCCAACCACTGCTCGAGTCGCCCTGGCCGGACGCTGGGACAACTGGAGGAGGCGAAGGCGGGGCGCACGATCTCGGTGGTGCTGCCGGCGCTCAACGAGGAAGCAACTATCGCCTCCGTGGTCGACAGCATTTCACCGCTGGTCGACGGGCTGGTCGACGAGCTGATCGTGCTCGACTCCGGCTCGACGGACGAGACCGAGATCCGTGCCATCGCCGCCGGCGCCCGCGTCGTCAGCCGGGAGCAGGCGCTGCCCGAGGTTCCGACCCGGTCCGGCAAGGGTGAGGCGTTGTGGCGCTCGCTCGCGGTGACCAGCGGCGACATCGTCGTGTTCGTCGACTCCGACCTGGTCGACCCGCATCCGATGTTCGTGCCCTGGCTGGTCGACCCGCTGCTGACAGGCGACGGAATTCACCTGGTCAAAAGCTTCTACCGGCGGCCCCTGATGGTCCGCGAGGCCGACGGCGTCGACGACGCGGATGGCAGTGCACCCTCTACCGGTGGGGGGCGGGTGACCGAGCTGGCTGCCCGGCCGTTGCTGGCGGCGCTGCGGCCAGAGCTGGGCTGCATATTGCAGCCGCTGGGCGGCGAGTACGCGGCCACCCGGGAATTGTTGACCTCGCTGCCGTTCGCTCCGGGGTACGGGGTGGAGATCGGCCTGCTGATCGACACCTTCGACCGATTGGGCGTGGGCGCGATCGCACAGGTCAACATGGGTGTGCGGGCCCACCGCAACCGGCCGCTGGCCGAGCTGGGCGCGATGAGCCGCCAGGTGATCGCGACCCTGCTCTCGCGCTGTGGCATCCCCGACTCCGGGGTCGGGTTGACGCAGTTCTTCGCCGACGGCGAGGGCTACACCCGGCACACCTGGCCGGTGTCGCTGGCCGACCGGCCGCCGATGAACGGGGTTAGGCCCCGATAG